A genomic window from Tolypothrix sp. PCC 7910 includes:
- the purB gene encoding adenylosuccinate lyase: protein MIERYTLPEMGNLWSEAYKLKTWLQVEIAVCEAQAELGYIPSQAVEEIKAKANFDPKRVLEIEAEVRHDVIAFLTNVNEYVGDAGRYIHLGLTSSDVLDTALALQLIASLDVLLQRLEDLIKAIRQKAKEHRNTVMIGRSHGIHAEPITFGFKLAGWLAEVLRHQERLQTLRKTIAVGKISGAVGTYANIEPRVEAIACQKLGLKPDTASTQVISRDIHADYVQQLALVAASIERFAVEIRNLQKTDVLEVEEFFAKGQKGSSAMPHKRNPIRSERLTGMARLVRSYAGAALEDIALWHERDISHSSVERVILPDACILTHFMMVEITDLVTNLLVYPENMQRNLNCYGGVVFSQKVLLALVEKGTNREEAYAIVQENAHTAWNKPEGNFHDLITKDPRVTQKLSSAEIELCFDPQQHLRHLEQVYQRLGI from the coding sequence GTGATTGAGCGTTATACCTTGCCCGAAATGGGTAATCTTTGGAGTGAAGCCTATAAACTAAAAACTTGGTTGCAAGTAGAAATTGCTGTTTGTGAGGCACAGGCTGAACTTGGTTACATCCCATCTCAGGCAGTTGAAGAGATTAAAGCAAAGGCGAATTTTGACCCAAAGCGGGTGCTAGAAATTGAAGCTGAAGTCCGCCACGATGTCATCGCCTTTTTAACAAATGTTAATGAATATGTTGGTGATGCCGGGCGTTATATTCACCTGGGTTTAACTAGTTCTGATGTGCTTGATACAGCTTTAGCATTGCAATTGATAGCCAGTTTAGATGTGCTGTTACAGCGCCTTGAAGATTTAATTAAGGCAATTCGTCAAAAGGCAAAAGAACATCGGAATACGGTGATGATTGGACGTTCTCATGGTATTCATGCTGAACCCATCACCTTTGGATTTAAATTAGCTGGATGGTTAGCAGAAGTATTGCGACATCAAGAACGTTTGCAAACTCTTCGCAAAACAATTGCTGTGGGAAAAATTTCTGGCGCAGTGGGAACCTATGCCAATATTGAACCACGTGTAGAAGCGATCGCCTGTCAAAAACTTGGACTCAAACCTGATACCGCTTCTACACAAGTAATTTCCCGCGATATCCATGCCGATTATGTGCAGCAATTAGCTTTAGTTGCCGCATCTATTGAACGCTTTGCTGTAGAAATTCGCAATCTGCAAAAAACAGATGTTCTAGAAGTTGAAGAATTTTTTGCCAAAGGTCAAAAAGGTTCTTCAGCTATGCCCCACAAACGTAATCCCATCCGTTCCGAACGGTTAACAGGGATGGCGCGGTTAGTGAGAAGTTATGCCGGTGCAGCTTTAGAAGATATCGCCCTCTGGCATGAAAGAGATATTTCTCACAGTTCTGTAGAACGGGTAATTTTGCCAGATGCTTGTATTTTGACCCATTTTATGATGGTAGAAATTACTGATTTGGTAACCAACCTGCTAGTATATCCCGAGAATATGCAACGAAATCTCAACTGCTATGGGGGAGTAGTATTTAGCCAAAAAGTACTACTAGCTTTAGTGGAAAAGGGAACTAACCGCGAAGAAGCCTATGCGATCGTCCAAGAAAATGCTCACACCGCTTGGAACAAGCCGGAAGGCAATTTCCACGATTTAATTACCAAAGACCCGCGTGTTACCCAAAAGCTATCCTCAGCAGAAATAGAGTTGTGTTTTGACCCCCAACAACATCTGCGGCATTTAGAACAGGTTTATCAACGGTTAGGGATTTAA